The DNA window TCTAGTAGTGTGGATATTCCCGGCACCTGTACAATGGGCTGTTGTACGGAGAGCCCATTCTTTCCGCCGGGAATGGATCGCTGGACAACCAGCCTGCGATCGCCCAACTGCATGCCATGCAAGCCAGCTATGGCGTGATCAGTGACCGAGGGATCGATGTACTCGAAGAAGGCGAATCCCTTGCTCAGGCTTGTGTTGATGTCCTTCACCAGATTGAGTCCCTTCAGTTCGCCGAAGGACTGCAGCAGATCCTTGATCTGGTCTTGATCCAGGCAGGTGGGCAGGCCTCCTACGTAGATCTTATTGGGCGAATCGGGGACAATCGAGGACACGGCAATGGTGGAAATCGGAGgattggtggtggtggtggccggCAGTCTAAATGACCTATAGCTCTCCATGTTAGAAACGCGTATCGAGGGCACCGGCTGATAGTCGTGTGGCCTGCGTATCTTCAAGATCTGGCCGCGAAAGATAATGCCATCGAAGTTCAGGGCCTGGGTGGCCTCGTCCATGGAGCGAAATTCCAGGAAGGCAAAGTTCTTCTCCAGATTCGTTTGACAGGTCAGCACAGCCTTGCCATCCAAATACTGTGCACCCTCGAGTCCCAGCGCCATGAGCTGTTGATTGAAGAACTCCATCATTTCCTCCTCCGTCACTCCAAATGGTATGTTGCCCACATACAGCCGGCGAGCTTGTCTGGTGATCATCGCAATTGCCGCGGACTCACCCGTGGGCATGGAATCCGGCGCAATCCGCGAGGCAATCTGTCCGCTGGCCTGCATGGCCTTGTACTGCTGCGGAGTCACCTGCTCATATCCCTCCGGCGGAATGTCCCAGGCGCTGGGAGTCCGACCTGAACGTCGCTGCAATCGCGATCTGTCCGCGAAAATGGTATCCGAACGGGTGGGTCGGGATCGAGAACTGGATCGCGAACGGGAACGCGAACGCAGGGCGTTCCGAGAATATTCCCTATTCGCCCGCAGACGACTCATACTTTTCCACTAAAGTCCTCGAGAAAACTGCTTGACAAGTCCCAAAATCACAATAGAAATTCAGGTTGATTCAGGGTGACAATTGAAGGAATCGATAACAAGCAATGTGACCGCACCAAACAAACGTTCTGTAacgtaaatttaattattgcgCAGGTTtaccaaatttaaaatgtcCAGCAAATTTGTTCATTCAGCATTCACATCTATCATTTAATGTATTCGATGCCAATGGCGAgcggaaaaaaaagaaacaattaaGTCGTTTATCATACATCATCCGCATAGTATTCAGCTTTCTATGCGACTTATATCGTCGTTATATCTTTCAACAGAAAAACGTATCTACGTGTGTAGGTAACGTATCTGCGGGTGCATTTCCAGCGaataatcataatcatcatAATTTCCGTTAATATCGCCAatcaattataattaattggcAACGGCTCTCGCCCGCAGGCCGTTGATTATTTAAGTAGAGAAGaagcaatttgttttttttttgggttcgTTTCTAGAGCTGCGTGTGTCTCCAACGCGATGTGTGGTCCTCCGAGCCCATCTCTTCCCGCAGGGGTTCTCTCCACGGAGAAGCAGGGGATCCCATCCTCACCGCATTCCTCGGAAACGCGACAACGACTTCATTTGGAACCGAGGGGCGACTCAATTAATTCAGAAAGGCGACACAATAAAACTGTCAACTCAGATCGCATAAAGGAGGGATTTCAAACATTTAGGGGAGTACTATTCTATTCACGGAAAGTATCCTGCTTGCACAACGCTACACAGAACAAAGTATTTGAATAAAACTGCCATCAAAATACAAGTTAAGAAAGTTACGCTTGATTTTTTCCTCAGTGGATGGGAATCTACGCATCACCATTCCACACTTAACCCCCTATAAACAACTTTGTCGTACCCACAACCAAGTGATAATTTATGTGCCGATCCTCGATCATCGACTGCACCACACGATCGCCTGCGGCCTGGGATCGGAGATCCTTTGTGGTATCATACCCCATCAGCTAGGATAATGGTCTACTGTTTAATGGCTATTTGATGGCCCGGCGATCGCGTACAGATAAAGATACAGTCAGAGATACAGTCCCAGTCATGATTCAATGCCAATTTGACACTTTtgaggaggcggcggcggcggggGTGCACACTAAAATGCAATCTCTGTCCGGCATTAAGcctaaattaaatatatttcatccAGTGTccaaaaaccaattaattCTTTGTCCGGCCGCTTGCTTCCAATGGCCAGAACCTGTCCACAAGCCTGACAAACGCAATTAATTTGTCCATTTAAATTCAGGCTACGTTGCACCTCCGCCCGCCGATTTTCTGACATATCCCCACATTGATGTCCATCGATAATGGCGATGGCTAGCCAGATGAGGATGACGAAACTCCCGactccacatccacaccccTCCGTTTTTGTCGATCAGCGACTTCGATTTTGGCCTTTTATTTGAACAATAACACGCTGGcgataaattaattttttccttgGCACGcaacttaataaaaattcataacATATTGTGCCGCGCCAGAGTTTTGGCCACATcaacgaaatggaaatcagTCAAGAGGCCAAAAACCCATGAAATTATTAAAGTCGTTCTTCTCGAAAGAGAATTTTTGGTTGGGTTGCGTGGGAATATCAGAATATAATTTCAGAAAATTAATATGCATATGTTATTATTACACAAATAAACTATTAAGTGTTAAAAATCATTATTAGATGCAGCTGCTACTTACATTTAAGCTCTATTATAGTAAATTCTATTATGCAACTTTATCTAAATTCCACGTTCCTGATTTTCTCATTCGAAAATATTTGGATGAATTAAATTCCATAATAAATTAGATAACAAATCCGTTTATTTCAATCAGGCTTATTCCACGTTCGTTTCCCATTCGTCATTATTTCCATTTAGATATTTCataccaaaaataatatgagcgaatttgtgtttttataattaagcTGCCGTAAAAAATTCTTTGTTTGGTTAGTCGCCAGATGTCGAGGAGCCGTTTAAATTtcagtatttattttgaaaaatgtccACATATATTTTGCTACCAATAGTTTGTTTTCCATGCGGTTATACATCATTTTTTGCCGGCTTGTTTGTGTGACTTTCAAATAAAACACTGGCATATTAACGAGCGACGAAGACCTCACATGCCGAATAAGTTTATTGTGATAAAGTGCCTGGGACAGATTGGTATTGATTCACATGGAGGAAAAAGGCAAATTTGTGAGGTGGGACGAAGTCCTCAGTCCTCAGTTGCGGTCAAAACCAAAACGCTTTCCACGAATTTGGgacccaaataaaaataagggcaaataattttataatgaaCTTTGGGTTCGGGCCGATTTCATTGATGGCTGATGGGTTCGATttggatttcgatttcggCGGCACCAATTGATTTGTGGCCTTAAGCGTGTGAACGTGATTTTAttatcaaatattttccatgtTCTGTTAGTTttagtaaattaaataaatcatgcAATGGCGGCAGAGAGCAGAAAGCAAAAAGTTCTCCAAAAAGTCCGAATTCGGTACGGTGGTTTTGTCAACAagaatatttcaatttattttctgatgaatcaacagaaaataaaaagccatCACGAAATATAAAGCAAAATAATGAaagcacaaataaaacaatttcgCATGCAGCTTTTGCCCTTTGCCCATAGTGTGCTGATGCTGTCTCTTTCTGTTATTCCCCCTCTCTCGCTCCCACCATAAATATCTCTCGAGTGCATCCGCAACTACTTCAGATTACAGATTTCAGcataacaatttgttttttccctcatgcttttatttcatttttttgcctttttttttgtttttttttttttgttattttatagttttatgcAATTTCTCGACAATTTGTCGGAGCCTTCTTCTCGTGCCACCGCTTCATTCTTCGGTTTTCGGGTGAGGAATTTGCATCATAAATTGTCAGAAATGtcataaaaacgaaatatatttgtacataCTGCTGTACATACATTCCGTTCgctctttgtttttgccatcATCGCAGATCCCAGAACCCAGAAGCGGCGGAGGAAGGGCTTCTTGTGGGAGGACATTGACATTCAGCTGGTTCTTCgtaatttcatttcacttcacATCAGGGAGCTCCTCCCTCCCCCCTCCCtcctttctttcttttttttttggggcttccCCCTTCTGCGCCATGCAGTTGACTTAAGCCCGAAGGAGCTGCAGCTTTGGAGCCAGAAAGGGAATTCCTAATGATATTCTGGCCGAAATTATCTGCTTAGAGTTGGCGAAGCGCAGAGTAATGCAGTTAGCTGAAATGCAATCACTGCGAGTGAAGGCAGCTTTAAGAATCTGCGATTACCTCAATCCCATTTAAATCGGTATTCTTCAAATCTAACCAGTCTCTAACCAGAAACACAATAAACTAGTCGGTTTCGCTTTAAAACCAACTGAGATACTTCAAAAAGGAGCTTAGCGGCGGGCAATACAACACCATTCAAGATTTAATGgggatatttttaatataaactATCCGACTTTTAATGCCAAGTGCTCGGTCGCTTTTCCGATTTTCCTTCGCATCGAGAAGAAACTATGGGCTGCCTTTGTTTCAACCCCAGCGACAAGCCACAAACGCCATTAAATGGGGTCTTTCTCCCCAACTCAGAACTTCCCAACTTCCGAACTTCCCCCCGTTGCACTTACACAATTTATAACTCCCCTTTTGGAATTTAACCCTTGAACGCTTCGCCTCTGAAATTGATTTCTATGCAATTGTTGTTTCGCTCGAAGAATCTGAAggaatttatgtttatgtttttccCTTGGCCATTCTGGCCGACATCGTTATAATTCAATAACCAGATTCCTTTTCCCCCCCCCGCTTTTCTCTTCGAGGGGAGAACTCCACTCCCCCAATTGCTTTCCTTTGTTCCGCACAATGCGCTAAAATCAATTGAGAATTTATGCACTTTGGCTGGgtcatttattttatgaatgttTAATAATCTGTGCATTGAGTAAATTTATGACAATCGCATGTTAATTGCCTGCCTGGCGCCGATATGTCAGTCATCCAGTGGAAGGGTCTGCAAGAAGGGAAGAAAGTGGGTGTCCAGTCACCCACTTTGTTTACATTCAATTTCATAAGTGCTAGTTTACCAGGCGGTGATccttggtggtggtggtgctccACTGGCCAGTGTTGACTCTGGTAGCCCCAATCCCTCGGAATCCGAGACATGTCGAACACATTACAAGAACGCCCTGCTGACGATTATCGATTGAACTTGCCGCCAGCCCTTTGATGAGTGGGAAAACTATCCGGAAATCAACGGCAATTTGTGGCTAACTTCGGTCAAGTTCTTGCATAAACAGAATAGTTTTATTTGTGATACAGACACTTGTCTTGTACACCAAAGTCAAACGAGGTTAAAGGTTATGGAGAAACAAAACCAAGCTAGCTTTCTTCTAGTTCTATAGAATTCCTTGGACAATTTCTTTCAAGATGGGAAATTGGTTTAATATGTTAAAAACTCCTTTCCTGTGTAAGTCACAACATAGTTTACCCTTTTTGTCTTCCTGAAGAGCTGAAATTCCTGGCGATGAAAGTCCTGGGCACTCGCTTTGCCATTTGCCTAAACAACTTGACCTGTGACCTGGTTCTTATCAAATGCCAACTGGAACTCCACTGACTAGTTGGTGCCCCACTTGAAGCTCGTAAATCGCCAGAACTACTGGTTGTTACCATCTCGTGCcctccatcatcatcatgcTCAACGTGGAACCGAAAGCGACACTTGTTTGTCTAAGCGCTGTCGCGTGGCAACCTCTGACCTTTGTCCTCTGACCCCAGCCCCAACCCCCCGACCTCTGTCCCCTGTCCATTGTATTTCCGGGTCTCCTCGGGATCTCTGGGCCGGGCCAAATTTGCGGCACTGCCAGTGGAGATGGAGATCAACAGAAACTTTGAAGAGGCGAGCATGATTTATGAAAGCTCTGCACATCATAAGCGAATGCGTTTATCATTTTTTACACCCGAAGCCAAAGtgaagctgctgcagcttgGCCAAAATCTTGAAACTGGCGACGTTgacaaatggcaaaaaacaGGCGGCAAATCCTGGGAGTCCCGAAGCCTTGTCCCTCCGTCTGTCCAGTCATCCGTTTGTCCAAAAAGCTGCGGGACTGCTCTTAATTTGATGCCCAGTTTTTGGTGCGGCACGCGCATCCGGATTCCGGACAGGATGATTCTACACTCGTGGCATCATTAAACATGCAATAGATACCTCCGCTGCTCCAAACTTTGTTTCTGCTTCTTTTAAAGCATTTGGCCAGTCAGTGTCGCATAAATTATTCTGTTAACAAGTTGTGTCAACATCATCATTAACAACAACCAcgacaactacaactacacTGCGGCTCAGGCACATCTCATCTGAAGGCAGAAGTCTGAAGTCCGGAGTCTGAAATGCGAGATGACTAGGTCCGCAGCATGCAGTGAaactttttcttattttcctcCTCTATTGGCTAATGGGAAACATGTGTTGCCGCAAAAAGTTGGACATGCGAGTCGGCCGGGAGATCCCAGACAAGAAACGGAACGGAGTCATTTGCAATGGAAATCGACGGACTGAAGGTGACATTTTATGCCTCTAACGCTGGCTAAGATCCAGCAGCAAACTGGTTAAAGTGAAACTTAAGTAGTAAATGGAAATATTCTCTACACaattgtataaaaaatgtcttgtaatgtacatatacaaatatttcctAGATTGTTCCACGAACTGGTCTtctgtttatttatataaatgtcTTAGTTGTATGAAAAGCAAGACTTTCCTGTTCTCGTCTTACCTCATCACAGTTTGCCAGTTCCTAGAAGCTGAAAAGCATTTATGTGCAATTCTATaggattttttattttatgtttgcaTTCGACACTTGACCATTCCACGCACAGCCAGGCGAACTTCCTCCCACTGGCCAGCGATTATCGAAGTCCAGGGGATGTCAACGAACCGCGGAACTCCATGGGttcattttggccatttgtgGCTGGTTGGGCCACGACCAAAGACGGTGCCTTGTAGGCCTCCATGGGCAATTATCGGCAAGCGTCAATCGGCAAATCGCAGAGGAAGCGATGCCAAGAAACATAAGTCAAAACTCGCGACTTCTGCGGTAATTGCAACAAAGTGGAAAACAAAGGAAAGGCGCCTAAACAGTGGCGATTACCTTTTACGATTAGAGCGAAAAGTGTCAGACGCTTTTCCGAGCGCGGGGTGAGGTGCAATGGGCAATATGAATCATATTTTCCGATCGGGAAGCTCGCCGTTTCCTGGTCAACAAACTCTCGCAGTCCGGAGAGCCAATGGCTAATTGGATTTCCCGAATGGATTTCGCAGCCGAGCACCAGGATTGGGCCATGCTCTAAACAATAATTGTGTGGCCGGCAAAAAAGGCGGTGGGAGATGACGATGATTCTGCTGGCTGGCCATTGTCAAAGGGTCTCTAGTACTCTGGGCCGGCTTTGTTACCCTCGGACACTGGGACACAACAACATGCACTACACACTCCGGCACAAAGTGAAATTGTGCGTAAAATTCGTTGGTCACGTTTCCACGTCTGTTGACAATTGTttttccgttccgttccgttgTTGTGTTTTCTGCCATTAAACGCGTGCACATGCTGCCCCAACCCCAACtccattcacattcacattcacatactcatacccatacccattgccatttccacTCCCTTCGCAGTTTTTATCCATCCTTAGATGACTGCAGTTCGTGTCATTTCCATTGTGTGGTCCCAGCACTCAGAGAAAAATATTACATACCCATGGCAGACAGTGAAACGGGTATGTGAATGTCTACAGctatttttccaagtgcactTCGCTCTGGCAACTGCAGCTAATCTTTTGTTTAGATGTTACATGGCTCAAAGGAAGGCAGCCGAGGAGAGGAGGAATGTGGAACAGGAAGAGGTCCGGCACCCGCTGAGGCCTCAAATTAGGCACAAATTTCACTGGCCGAGTGTCAATTCTGATCATATCTGGGGACGCACTTGGCCAAATTGCACTGGCGACAGGGAACAGACAGGATGCACAAAGTTGGAATGATACGGCACCATGACGGTGATTCCAGGACACACCTTCAATACGGATAAACCATCGAAATCATTACCAACAATGGCAAACTAGAGGGAATTGTGAATAGAACGCATTTATAGTTACCTTTTATCATCCGTAGCTTCAAAGAAGTTTAAGAACCTACAAAATAAAGACTTCGTATTTCAACTCTTTAAAGTAAATCAAGCAAACGAAACCTGAGTAGCGCGCCGGTTAGCAAATGCTGGGGTCACAAGAGGTCAACTGAAGAGGGCTCAAAACCAGAGTTAAACGCAAAAACAACAGGAAACCGAACAGCACTCAAAGAAATCCTGCAACACTGACCAAAAACCTGAGGAGCAATAAGGAAACACGAAGTGAACTAAAGGTTCGGGTCGGCGGAATGAAGTGGCTTATAAAGGATTGCATTGCCAGGAAGCAAGGTTTATTGTGCCAcaccgcagcagcagaaggaaCCACActacaccacacacacacttacacacaccacaccacacacacacttacacacaccaaaccaacaaaaaacccaaaccGAATAAGCCAAACGTAAAGCACACACCCTGTCACTTCCTGCCCCTCCCCACCCCACAACTCCCCCTTTTCCACCCACACTTTACTTACTACGCGACTTTTGGTGTTGATTATGACCCACCGAGATCTTTGTGCAGAGCTGgctattatatattttataggcagatatatatatttaaaatattttaagtgtttaaaaagaattttattagGAGTAGTTATAGCTATGAATGTTACACATTATGGTAACTTTTAGACACTAAACAGAAAACTATACAAAGATTAGAGTAAAATGGGTACTCCAACCTGTTCCGAACTTATTAGTATCCtaatatatttactaataaATAACTAgctatttttattaaactaaaCTGAGCATCACTGCTTCCGAAATGATAAATGAGAGTCATGCTGAAGTGTGAGCGGGGGGAGGAGCAGGATAAACCGTGAACAGTCGagtgaaatgcaaaaattattgcaaaatgtttttatgacGAATGAAAAATTCGCTTGGCTCTGCCTCGCGTTTCTCTCACACGTTTGCCTCGCAGGACACCACCTCCTTGAATACTTCACCATACTCGTGCCATACTCGCTGGACTTATTTTCAGTGCATTTTTTCAGAATCAGGGGTTTTTATTCGATATTGTGACGCATTGATGATGTGCGGATGTTTGAGTGTGGGCAGTGATGTCCTTCTGAGTCTGCAGCTGTGTGCCGATTTTAAGCCTTTgggcattttatttgtttttctttaaatgACAGCAAACAGTAGAAGTGAAAAGGCCGGAAATCGGAAATAAATTCAGTGAGAAGAACGAATACCCCACGCTCTCCTCAATTACTTGGCAGCAATTTTAAGGCATAAATACATAAGATTCATATAATAGAAAGAAAAAGGCATATATTTAActgaatatttttgatttcatAATTCCAAGTATAAATATTGAACATGGCTTTGTATTTCCCCGAGGAGGTGCACAATAACTGGAAGACAGTTGGTTTCCGAAACTGAAGCCcaaaccatttaaaaaaaaacttcgtTTCACTTGGGGATGTGAAGGAAACCCCATACACCCAGcaggtatgtatgtatacagtGTCCTTGACAGCCGCAGACTTTGCTCAAGGAATGTGGTCTGGACAGAGACACCCACACAGAGAAACACAGAGAAGGACTCTGCTGGAGCCAACAAACCATTCTCCCCacaagcaaaatatttgtatttaataaagCCAGGACAGAGTTCAGAGTTGAGAGTTGAGAGTCAGCGGGCCTGACTTTGCATACAACTTGCGAAATTTAATGTAGCCCGAGGACTCGAGGATTccggaaaaataaaataaggcaaaacaaaacggaCCGAAGGACCGAAGTGCGgccgaataaaataaaattcgaaCATGAAAAGCCTATTTAAAATGCTGACATACGAAATGCGAATGAACCGACACTTGAGGGCGCCACTGTGCCAGCGGCTGCGTGCCACGAAAATGAACAGTGAACAGTGGGGAACACACAGGGAGGGGGAAATGTCGGAAGGGAAAAGCGGGGATAAGGGTCTTGGGCGGCATTACcataaaaatggaaacaaaagGCGCAGGCACAACAAGATCCACTTGACTCCATCCTGCCACACGAAAATTGCCCACCGAGAATgcgaaaatatgaaaattgagtgagaatatgtaaatgtaatgaaatattgtttttactgAGGGAAAGTGCCTCAGTCGGAGGACTTCGCACATGACGAGGTCCTCCGCTCAAATCCTGAGCCCctttcattttggccaaaaatttaTGCGTAACAAGTCGCTGCTCCATTTATCATTTCACTCCGTGATTTACACTCTCGCTTTTGCTTTGTCTCGACTGGCAGTCgctccttttggccaaaataaagGAGTGGGTCCTGACGGACTAGCTGCctgcctggctggctggctggctggctgaatgagtgagtgagtgactATCTGTCTGGGCATTACGTATTGCAGCCGGTTGCGTCGGTTGGGGGctgttatttaaattatgaaaattattcaAACCGCAAATggaatcatcatcatctgttATGGCTCCGAAAACAGAGCACCGCAGTCCCTGCCGCGAGGAGTGCGAGGTTTCTCAATCAGACCGAAAAGATAATCCGCAAATGGCAATCAAAACGAAGAGGCcactttatataaaaaatgtgaacaGATTTCGGTGCATTTCGCTTGTGGCTCAGTGAAATGGCCTGAAACTAGCCCATCAGAGATCCTTTCGCAAATTGATTTAGTAATCACTTCAGGCAAAGCTTCTCCCTCAACTTAAGCCATGCCATATagttgcaaattcaattgtGAAGCCATGTTTACCTTTTCCTGGGATTATCTTAACTTCTTTCAAATTGCCTGTGACAGCTGCAAGATGCGTTTGCTGCACATCACTACGAGCTATTAATTATATAAGCCAGCAATTCACAAATAACCAAGAGATAGTCAATCCCAGCCGCATTTTCGACTGTCACAATGAACAATTTGT is part of the Drosophila yakuba strain Tai18E2 chromosome 2R, Prin_Dyak_Tai18E2_2.1, whole genome shotgun sequence genome and encodes:
- the LOC6531787 gene encoding splicing factor U2AF 50 kDa subunit, producing MSRLRANREYSRNALRSRSRSRSSSRSRPTRSDTIFADRSRLQRRSGRTPSAWDIPPEGYEQVTPQQYKAMQASGQIASRIAPDSMPTGESAAIAMITRQARRLYVGNIPFGVTEEEMMEFFNQQLMALGLEGAQYLDGKAVLTCQTNLEKNFAFLEFRSMDEATQALNFDGIIFRGQILKIRRPHDYQPVPSIRVSNMESYRSFRLPATTTTNPPISTIAVSSIVPDSPNKIYVGGLPTCLDQDQIKDLLQSFGELKGLNLVKDINTSLSKGFAFFEYIDPSVTDHAIAGLHGMQLGDRRLVVQRSIPGGKNGLSVQQPIVQVPGISTLLDPGSPTEILCLLNMVLPEELLDNEEFEDIRSDIKQECAKYGDVRSIKIPRPVGQFPKRGCGKVFVQFESVEDSQKALKALSGRKFSGRIVMTSFYDPDKYLQDDLQ